The Sporosarcina ureae genomic sequence GATTGCCGCAAAGACTATCAACGTCTGAAGTAATGCATCCGAAGAGAAACGCAAAGTCGCAACATCCGTTACACCGGTGACCTTAAATAGAATCAGCATGAGTAATCGTGACATCGAAAACCCTAAGAATATCCCTACAATGAGAGAACCGATGTATAAAACGAAATTCTCCACACTTAAAATACGGAAAACAGTTCCTTTCGTCATTCCAATCAATTGAAATAATCCAATCTCCTTACTGCGTCGTTTAATGAATAGATTGTTAGCATATAGCAAGAATACAGACACGATAACAATCAGAAAAACTGAACCTGACTTAATAGCTGCCGCACCTTTCCTTCCTTCTGTTGCATCGTCTAATGCTGGATCGAATTGCAACGTTACGAATGAAAAGTATAAGCCTACGCTAAAAATCAGTGCAAAGATATACACATAATAATGCTTAAGATTTTTCTTGATATTGCGGAAGATTAGCTGATTAAGCGTCATGTTGCACACCACCCAGTACACCTTGCGTTTTGATAATATCATTGAAAAATTCGTTCCGCGTTTGGTCTCCTTTATTCAGTTGCGTATAAATTTGTCCGTCTTTGATGAACACGACACGCTCACTAAAACTTGCGGCAAGAGGGTCATGAGTGACCATAATGATAGAGGCATTTCGTTTCGTATGGAGATCACTTAATTTGTTCAACAAATCGGATGCCGCCTTTGAGTCAAGAGCGCCTGTTGGTTCATCCGCAAAAATGATGCTCGGATCATGTATGAATGCTCGTGCGGCAGACGTTCTTTGCTTTTGTCCACCCGAGATTTCATTTGGATATTTAGTAGCAATTTCTGAAATACCCAATTCCTCCGCCACTGCAAGGAATTTTTCATTGGCTAATTTTCTAGGCACTTTCTGCACAGATAATGGAAGTAGTATGTTTTCTTTTACTGTTAACGTGTCGAGTAGGTTATAGTCCTGAAAGATGAAGCCCAGATGACGTTTTCGAAATTCCGCCATTTGCTTTTCTTTCATGTTGTTAAGGTTCTGCCCTTCTATGCTGATCGTCCCCTGGCTGACGCGGTCAATGGATGAAAGTACGTTCAGTAGAGTCGTTTTTCCCGAGCCCGATGCCCCCATGATGCTGACGAATTCACCTTTTTGTATGTTTAGATCCAGTGCACTTAATACTTCTTGTTTATTGAATTTATTGCCGTATGTCTTATAGATTTTCGTTGCTTGTAAGATTACCATGTCCATCACTCCTTGTTCATTCTATCTTACTCAATGTATAGATTTTTCTCCCGCCTTTAATATGACAATTAGAAAGAGCATGTGACGATCATGTCACATGCTCCTACATACGCGCTATTCGAATCAATTCGTTTTCCATCGCAAAAATCAAAGAGAACCGCGTACCTTCTCCTACTGTTGACTCTACTACAATCGTAATCAGGAGGGATTCTGCTACCTGTTTTGCTAAGTACAACCCCATTCCCGTGGCAGCATGATTTTGATGGTTTGCTGTTCCAGTGAAGCCTTTATCGAATATACGAGACAAGTCCCTTGAAGCAATTCCTTGCCCAACATCTTCGATCGTTAGCGTAGTGATTCCATCCTTACTAGTGCTCTGGATACTTATGTCCGCATTCTCGCTGTATTTCACCGCATTCGCCAGCAACTGCCTGATAATGAAGCCAAGCCATTTGGCATCAGTCAATACTTCTTCTGTTTCCAATGATACATCAAAACCAACACGCTTTTGCATACACCATTGTCTTAACGATTTTATCTCTTGAAATAGCAACTTCCGCACATCTGTCTTTTCGATATATAAATCATTTTGGATGAATGGGATGCGCTTTAGATGTAGTTGTTGGTCAAGTAATAGATGAATCCGAAGCCACTCGTACATTAACTGGGATCGGAGCACAGGATCCGTGCGATCTATCATTAATTGCAACGTTGTCAGCGGTGTTTTCACTTCATGTATCCAATTCAACATGTCATCTTTCTCTTGTTCTACACTAATTTGCAATTGATCCAACTGGTGTTTAAACTCTTGAATTTGTTCGGACATCCTGTTTGAGACAATGGCTTCGAAAGGGCTGTTAGCTTCAGGTATTGCAGTTAGATCAAATGATGGTTCTAATGTTTCTAAGCGTTTATAGAATCTCGATTCTTTTTCATAACGCATGACTATAAAAATAACGAAAGATAAACAGGAAATGAATGCAATATAGACAGTAGACAAAAGCGGAATACTTGTGTCCAAATAGCCCATTGCTAGAACGAGCAGTTGCGAGAAGATGAAGAACAGTATCCAACTAGCACGTTCCTTAAGATATAACCGAATCATAATTGTTCTCCCTTCGCCATATACCCTTGCCCCACTTTTGTTTCGATCACATCTACCAAGTCGATTTCCGCAATCCGTTTACGCAAACGGTTCACGTTGACTGTCAGCGTATTATCGCTGACAAATCGTTCATCATCCCAAAGACCGGTGATGATTTCTTCTCTTGATACAATTTCATTCTTTCTTTCTATCAATACTTTCAAGATGTATATTTCATTTTTCGTCAACTCAATAGTCCCTTTTTCATTGGTGAGCGTACCTTTCACAAAATCCACTGCGGCACCACACCACGTTTTCACTTCCAATGTCTGATCAGTACTATAGCTATACACACGGCGTAAGATCGCTTGGATTTTTGCAATCAATACATCAAAGTGAAATGGCTTTTGAACGAAATCGTCGGCTCCGAGTTGCATCGACATCACCATATCAGTCGGATGATCACGTGAAGACAAGAAAATAATTGGGACGTTTGAATGCGTTCGGATCATCCTACACCAATGAAATCCATCGAACTTTGGTAATTGGATGTCGATGATGACAAGATCCGGTTTGATTTCCGTGAATTCTTGCAGTACACTCCCAAAATCCCGGATTCCCGCCACCGAGTAGGACCATTGCGTTAAACGTTCTTTTATTTCTTCAAATAATGTTTGATCATCTTCAATCAACATAATTGTAAACAATGAACTCACCACACTTTTCTTAATTGCTATTAGTTTATCCTATAAGCAATCAGAATCAAAACAGCGCGCAAGTGAAAGTAGATTCACTTACGCGCTGTTTTGATTTCTATTTCAAATAAAATAACCCGCCATTCACAACATCCACCGTAATCCTGGGTTTAAAACGTTCTTCCATTGCTTGCTTCTCTATCTCATAACATTCAGGTTTAGGATCTTGTCCTTCATAAAAATAATCTAATACCGCTTGGTCTTTCTTCCATCTCTTTTCTGCTTCCTCCATCCACGTAAGGTCTTCACCTTCAATTACTTGAATGATCACAGTATCCAATCGATCAAGCGCACGAACAGGAGTGATGATATAAGGTAAATGAAATACTTTTTCAGACGATTGGTCAGATAAATCCCGCATACCAATCGTCTCCTGGAACTCATTTACGACAGCACCCGTCATCAAATTGATACCTATTGAATACAACATCTCCTTCGTTTGATGACTGGTGAATGACACTTTATAATTTACACCCACCCACGGAGTCAAAATCAGCTGTTCGTTAGTGTCTACTATGCGCTCGTACATTTTCACGAACTGTCCCATCTCTTTGGTCAATCGAAATAATTGATGCAGCCGTGGAGATCCCAGATGAATTACTTCCCCTTTCATTCCGTTTTGCAACTGCTTCATATTGGTAATTAGCGTGAGCTGTGCCGGATTCGGTATCTCATTGACGCTTTCAATATACCGCCAATAAAAAGGGCGGTTCATGATTTTTTTATCCATTTCGATTGTTAGTTGCACAGTTAAATAATGATCATTTCCATGAAGTATTTCACAGTCATTCTCCGTGAAGAATCTGTGAAGATACGTATGGATTTCTGTCGAATGCATCCATTCTCCTCCTTCACACAGACTGTTCTTTCATTTCCAAAATATCATCTAGTTGGCCTACTACTTGTTCGAACGTCTCAATCTTTCCTTGCAGCACTTTCATCACATGGTCATCAATTGTTTCTTTTACAGCCAAATTATAAATCTGTACATCGTGTTCTTGTCCTAATCGATGAACACGACCAATCCGTTGTTCTAATTTCATTGGATTCCAAGGGAGATCATAATTGATGACATGATGGCAAAATTGTAGGTTAATTCCCTCTGCTCCAGACTCTGTCGCAATTAGCACTTGCGCTTGTGACTTAAATAAATGTTTAATCCACTCCCGGCTGCTTTTGCTTAACTTACCGTTGAAAATGACATTCGATATACCGTTCGCATACAAATAGTCACTCAAATATAATTGCGTCATGCGATATTCAGTGAAAATAATCACCTTTTCGTTCGCTTGTATAATTAATTCGGCTGCCTTTTTAGCTTTTGAATGAATCGACAACTTTTCCAATTGTTCGATGACATTTTCTACATATGAGACTTCTTCCACTTGCTTACATTCCTGCAGTTTTTTCCTTAATGTGCCCATGGTGGCTTCAGGGCTACTACACATTTCCCTTTGTAAAGTCATCGTGGAAAATGCATCTGAAAATACCGGGGATATTTGTTTCAGATTGGATATAGCTGTGTAGGCCTGCCTTTCATTGTCCGTAAATGTGATAGGAACTGTATGAATCTTTCGTGTAGACCATTCCACACCCGTGTCTTGGCGCCTGTTACGTACCATGACTTGGCTAACTAGTTCCTTTAAATAACTATCTCGTTCTTCATCACGGTTTTTAGCAGAAAATACTGATGAAAACTCATCATAGTTTCCTAAATGACCTTGTTTAAGTAGCGTCACCAGATAAAACAATTCAAACGTATCATTTTGGATCGGTGTTGCTGTAAGCAATAAACAAAATTTCTTCTTCAAGCTTTGTACAAATTCATAACTGATCGTCTGATGGTTTTTTAATTTATGCGCTTCATCTACGATAATCAAATCATAGTCTTGCGCGAATACTTTCTCCTTATGTGGACTGCGTTTAGCAGTGTCCATACTCATGACTACTACGTCCACATAATCGAGCTCGTAATTCTTTTTGTACAACAGCGCAGGGATGTGGAATTTCGTATATAGCTCTTCCACCCATTGATTAACGAGAGAAGCGGGTACTAATATCAGTACTTTTTTCACAAGTCCTCTCAGCAAATATTCTTTAATAATCAGGCCTGCTTCAATAGTCTTACCAAGCCCTACCTCATCCGCTAAAATCGCTTTACCATTCATCTGTTCAATCACTCGTTCAGCCGCTTTTATTTGATGAGGTAACGGTTTTACGTTTGGTAAGTAAGCAAGTGACTGCAATCCAGTAAAATCAGTGATTAAGTTATTTTTCGTGATGTCATAGCTCATGTTATACAGCACCGAATTATTCCATGGTTCATGGTTTTCAAGTCGTTGAATAAATCCTTCTCTCCAAGAAGAAGATCTTTCAATTAGCATTCCAATCACCTCAACTAGCTTGTATGTTTTGATTAGAATACCCAGAAAAGAAAATATTATGATAAACAAAAAAGACCCTCCATTGATGAAGGGTTTTAGATCATGCATCTATTAAATTTCAAAAGCGATAAAACTTCCTTCGTCATCAAAATCGGTTATATGAAGGACACGGTCTGAGAATGATTCTGCGACAACTGTATCTTTCCCTATTGCTAGAGTAAGTACATTGAATTCCTTTTGTTTTTTCTTCTCATTGAATTCAATTAGAAAACTTTCGCTAATCTCGTCTTCTCCATCGCTAACAAAAATGACATCTGCATGTTTGAATGTACTGTCTTCTATTACTTCAAGGGCGGCTTGCAATGACAGTGTAAAGTCTGTTCCCCCACCCAAAAACGTTCTGGCAAGTCGTGCAAGTTCATTTGAAGTGATCTTACCTTTAGTGAACACTTCTTTTTGAATAGTTGTAGAAAATAATAGAACGCATAAATCCCGGCTTTGTTTCTTGGCGATAGATAGCAGCGCCAAGATAAACCCTTTTGACTGATTATCAAGCAACTTCATACTTCCCGATTGGTCAAGACAAAAAATAATTGGGCCTTTGCCAAGGTTCTCTCGCTTCTTCTGTTCAAACTGCATCGTGTTTCCTTCCGCAAAGCGGCGCAGGAAATCTTTTTTCGTTGAGTCATTTGAATAGAGTCCTAATTCCATCGGTAGAAGACGTTCCATTTCATTGCCAATCGTAACGCCACGCCTCTCGATTGCCTCCACATAGTTCGTCTTCTGCTTTTCTCGCGCCACTTCTTGAAAACGACCAGCCCACTCTGCGATTTCTTGCATTTTGGGATCCATCGCTACTTGATCTGCCACTGCAAGTTGTTCACGCAATGGCACTTTCTTTAACTCTGCGTCCCCTTTACCTGCACTGCTCCCACCCATCAGAGAAATCAGGCTGTCTTTTACTTTGATCGATTCTTCAACCGCTTCATCGATTGCTTGCAAAAATCGTTCGCCATTCGTTTCAAATGTAAATTCTAGCTGTTCATTTAACTTATCAGAAGCATCGGCTAATTCTTGGACAGGTCCATCTTCTATTTCGTCCTGTTGTCGATTCAACTGTTCAACCGGCACATCATCTTGTAGCGCTTCTACGGCTTCCATTTTCTTCAGTAACTCTTCATCCATAGCTTTTGCTTCCGCGAGCCATAGATTGACTTTCTCAATCAACTTTATGGTACAGACAGTTGCGGCCAAATCGTCCAATCGAGTAAAGTTTCTATATTCTTCAAAATGTTCATCTTTCATTAGCTTTTCTATCATGGTCTTATTCGGTTTCAGTGCTGGATTTATTCGCTCAAGTAAAATTCGTGGTTTCATTTTATATAATGCTGCCCAGACATCGCCAAGCAGCGCTTCCGTAGTAGGTAATTGTCCTTCCTCACAGACCTTTTGCAAAC encodes the following:
- a CDS encoding ABC transporter ATP-binding protein, with the translated sequence MVILQATKIYKTYGNKFNKQEVLSALDLNIQKGEFVSIMGASGSGKTTLLNVLSSIDRVSQGTISIEGQNLNNMKEKQMAEFRKRHLGFIFQDYNLLDTLTVKENILLPLSVQKVPRKLANEKFLAVAEELGISEIATKYPNEISGGQKQRTSAARAFIHDPSIIFADEPTGALDSKAASDLLNKLSDLHTKRNASIIMVTHDPLAASFSERVVFIKDGQIYTQLNKGDQTRNEFFNDIIKTQGVLGGVQHDA
- a CDS encoding sensor histidine kinase, coding for MIRLYLKERASWILFFIFSQLLVLAMGYLDTSIPLLSTVYIAFISCLSFVIFIVMRYEKESRFYKRLETLEPSFDLTAIPEANSPFEAIVSNRMSEQIQEFKHQLDQLQISVEQEKDDMLNWIHEVKTPLTTLQLMIDRTDPVLRSQLMYEWLRIHLLLDQQLHLKRIPFIQNDLYIEKTDVRKLLFQEIKSLRQWCMQKRVGFDVSLETEEVLTDAKWLGFIIRQLLANAVKYSENADISIQSTSKDGITTLTIEDVGQGIASRDLSRIFDKGFTGTANHQNHAATGMGLYLAKQVAESLLITIVVESTVGEGTRFSLIFAMENELIRIARM
- a CDS encoding response regulator transcription factor; the protein is MFTIMLIEDDQTLFEEIKERLTQWSYSVAGIRDFGSVLQEFTEIKPDLVIIDIQLPKFDGFHWCRMIRTHSNVPIIFLSSRDHPTDMVMSMQLGADDFVQKPFHFDVLIAKIQAILRRVYSYSTDQTLEVKTWCGAAVDFVKGTLTNEKGTIELTKNEIYILKVLIERKNEIVSREEIITGLWDDERFVSDNTLTVNVNRLRKRIAEIDLVDVIETKVGQGYMAKGEQL
- a CDS encoding YqhG family protein, with protein sequence MHSTEIHTYLHRFFTENDCEILHGNDHYLTVQLTIEMDKKIMNRPFYWRYIESVNEIPNPAQLTLITNMKQLQNGMKGEVIHLGSPRLHQLFRLTKEMGQFVKMYERIVDTNEQLILTPWVGVNYKVSFTSHQTKEMLYSIGINLMTGAVVNEFQETIGMRDLSDQSSEKVFHLPYIITPVRALDRLDTVIIQVIEGEDLTWMEEAEKRWKKDQAVLDYFYEGQDPKPECYEIEKQAMEERFKPRITVDVVNGGLFYLK
- a CDS encoding DEAD/DEAH box helicase, producing MLIERSSSWREGFIQRLENHEPWNNSVLYNMSYDITKNNLITDFTGLQSLAYLPNVKPLPHQIKAAERVIEQMNGKAILADEVGLGKTIEAGLIIKEYLLRGLVKKVLILVPASLVNQWVEELYTKFHIPALLYKKNYELDYVDVVVMSMDTAKRSPHKEKVFAQDYDLIIVDEAHKLKNHQTISYEFVQSLKKKFCLLLTATPIQNDTFELFYLVTLLKQGHLGNYDEFSSVFSAKNRDEERDSYLKELVSQVMVRNRRQDTGVEWSTRKIHTVPITFTDNERQAYTAISNLKQISPVFSDAFSTMTLQREMCSSPEATMGTLRKKLQECKQVEEVSYVENVIEQLEKLSIHSKAKKAAELIIQANEKVIIFTEYRMTQLYLSDYLYANGISNVIFNGKLSKSSREWIKHLFKSQAQVLIATESGAEGINLQFCHHVINYDLPWNPMKLEQRIGRVHRLGQEHDVQIYNLAVKETIDDHVMKVLQGKIETFEQVVGQLDDILEMKEQSV
- a CDS encoding vWA domain-containing protein; the protein is MKRSKIIRDHRSVLNTDAFDKRRFKELFEMSDGLQKVCEEGQLPTTEALLGDVWAALYKMKPRILLERINPALKPNKTMIEKLMKDEHFEEYRNFTRLDDLAATVCTIKLIEKVNLWLAEAKAMDEELLKKMEAVEALQDDVPVEQLNRQQDEIEDGPVQELADASDKLNEQLEFTFETNGERFLQAIDEAVEESIKVKDSLISLMGGSSAGKGDAELKKVPLREQLAVADQVAMDPKMQEIAEWAGRFQEVAREKQKTNYVEAIERRGVTIGNEMERLLPMELGLYSNDSTKKDFLRRFAEGNTMQFEQKKRENLGKGPIIFCLDQSGSMKLLDNQSKGFILALLSIAKKQSRDLCVLLFSTTIQKEVFTKGKITSNELARLARTFLGGGTDFTLSLQAALEVIEDSTFKHADVIFVSDGEDEISESFLIEFNEKKKQKEFNVLTLAIGKDTVVAESFSDRVLHITDFDDEGSFIAFEI